In Gadus chalcogrammus isolate NIFS_2021 chromosome 1, NIFS_Gcha_1.0, whole genome shotgun sequence, one DNA window encodes the following:
- the LOC130385203 gene encoding prostaglandin E synthase 3-like isoform X2 has translation MIPASAKWYDRRDAVYIEFCVADSKDVKVNFDKTKFGFTCIGGTDNVKHENEVDLFEAIDQSESKQKRTDRSVLCCLRKAEPGKAWPRLTKEKAKLTWLSVDFNNWKDWEDDSDEEMGNFDQFSDMNNMGGEDDLPDLDGAAEDEDSADSDDEKMPDLE, from the exons AT GATTCCAGCATCTGCAAAGTGGTACGACAGACGGGATGCTGTTTACATAGAGTTCTGCGTGGCAGACAGCAAGGATGTCAAGGTCAACTTTGATAAAACAAAGTTTGGATTTAC TTGTATCGGAGGAACTGACAATGTCAAACATGAAAATGAAGTTGACCTCTTCGAAGCCATTGATCAAAGT GAATCCAAACAGAAACGCACAGACCGCTCAGTGTTGTGCTGTTTACGGAAAGCGGAGCCAGGGAAGGCATGGCCCAGGCTAACAAAAGAGAAAGCTAAG cTCACTTGGCTCAGCGTTGATTTCAACAACTGGAAAGACTGGGAGGATGACTCCGATGAGGAGATGGGCAACTTTGACCAATTCTCAGAT ATGAACAACATGGGAGGTGAGGATGACCTACCTGATCTAGATGGAGCAGCAGAAG
- the LOC130385203 gene encoding prostaglandin E synthase 3-like isoform X1, whose protein sequence is MIPASAKWYDRRDAVYIEFCVADSKDVKVNFDKTKFGFTCIGGTDNVKHENEVDLFEAIDQSESKQKRTDRSVLCCLRKAEPGKAWPRLTKEKAKLTWLSVDFNNWKDWEDDSDEEMGNFDQFSDMMNNMGGEDDLPDLDGAAEDEDSADSDDEKMPDLE, encoded by the exons AT GATTCCAGCATCTGCAAAGTGGTACGACAGACGGGATGCTGTTTACATAGAGTTCTGCGTGGCAGACAGCAAGGATGTCAAGGTCAACTTTGATAAAACAAAGTTTGGATTTAC TTGTATCGGAGGAACTGACAATGTCAAACATGAAAATGAAGTTGACCTCTTCGAAGCCATTGATCAAAGT GAATCCAAACAGAAACGCACAGACCGCTCAGTGTTGTGCTGTTTACGGAAAGCGGAGCCAGGGAAGGCATGGCCCAGGCTAACAAAAGAGAAAGCTAAG cTCACTTGGCTCAGCGTTGATTTCAACAACTGGAAAGACTGGGAGGATGACTCCGATGAGGAGATGGGCAACTTTGACCAATTCTCAGAT atGATGAACAACATGGGAGGTGAGGATGACCTACCTGATCTAGATGGAGCAGCAGAAG